The following nucleotide sequence is from Azoarcus sp. CIB.
CGGGGCGCAGCCTGTGGGCCAAGATCATGAAGGAGGAGTACAAGGCCGAAAAACCGGGCTCGATGTGGCTGCGCATGATCGCCGCGGGCGGCGGCGGCGGGCTGACCTTCGAGCAGCCCGAGCTCAACATCGTGCGCGGCGCCTACTACGCGCTGATCAGCGCGCTCTCGGGCACGCAGACGATGGCGCTGTGCTCGTACGACGAGGCCTACACCATCCCGACAGAGTATTCGGCCCGCATCTCGCTGCGCACCATGCAGATCCTCATCGCGGAGATGGGCCTCACCGAGACGGTCGATCCGCTCGGCGGCTCGTACTACGTCGAGACGATGACGAACCAGATGCGCGACAAGATGGAAGAGATCATCGCCGAGACCGACGCGCAGGGCGGCATCGTCAAGCTGGTGTCCGAAGGCGCGATCCAGGCGAAGGTCTCCGCGCAGGCGTACAAGATGCAGCGCGACATCGAGAGCGGCGCGTTTCCCAAGGTCGGCGTCAATTGCTACCGCAACGACCAGGAGGACGAGCACAAGGTCGATTTCCACCCCTACGACGAGGACGACGCGCGCGTGCAGATCGAGTCGCTGAATCGGGTGCGCGCCGAGCGCGACGCCGACCGCGTCGCCCACACGCTCGCGGGCGTCGGCGAGGCCGCGCGCGCGGGTGCCAACGTCATGCCGGCGATCGTCGAGGCGGTGAAGGCCTACGCGAGCGTCGGCGAGATCACGCAGGAACTGGTGAAAGTGTTCGGACGGTACCAGGAACCGATCCGCTTCTGAGGGACATTCAATGACCGCAATTGAAAGATACGCCGCGCCGCAGAGCCTCGACGAGGCGCTCGGCATCCTGCAGCAGGGCGAGGTGACCATCCTCGCAGGCGGCACCGACCTGATGCCGCAGACGAAAGCCGGCCGCATCGCGTTCAAGCCGACGCTGCTGAACATCGGCCGCGTCGCGGGACTGAAAGGGGTCAGCCTCGACGGCGCGTACCTGCGCATCGGGGCGCTCACCACGATCAGCGAGCTCCTCCGCGATCCGCTCGTCGTGCAGCACGCGCCGGTGCTCGCCGAGGCCTGCGATCAGTTCGCGAGCGACCAGATCCGCAACGCAGGCACGCTCGGGGGCAACATCAACAACGCTTCGCCCGCGGGCGACACGCTGGTGCCGCTGATCGTGCTCGACGCGGAGGTCGAGCTCGCGTCGAAGCCCAATGGCAGCGTCACCACGCGGCGCCTGCCGCTCGCCGAGTTCTTCACCGGCCCCGGCAGGACAAAGCGCGCCGCGAACGAGCTGCTCACCGCGGTGCGCATCCCACTGCCTCGGCCCGGCCACGTCGCGCGCTTCTACAAGTTCGGCACGCGCCCCGCGCTGGATATCTCGACGATCTCCATCGGCATCGCCGGCATCAAGCGCGACGGTGCGCTCACCGACATCCGCGTCGCCTTCGGCGCGGTTGCCCCGACGCCGGTCCGCGCGCCGCGCACCGAAGCCGCACTCGAAGGCCGTCCCCTCGACGCCGAGGCCATCGAAGCCGCCGCCGACGCCGCCCGCGACGAGGTGAACCCCATCGACGACGTGCGCGCCAGCGCGTGGTACCGCAAGGAACTGATCCACAACATGACCAGAAGGATGCTCGACCATGTTGCTCACGCATGACATCGAATTCACGCTGAACGGCGTCAAAAAAAGGCTCACCATCGACGTCACGATGAACGCGCTCGACTTGCTGCGAGACGTCGTCGGGCTGACCGGCACGAAATACGGCTGTGGCGAGGGCGAATGCGGCGCGTGCACGATTCGCGTCGACGGCGAGACGCGCAACTCCTGCCTGATGTTCGCCGTGGACTTCGACGGGCGCGACATCGTAACGATCGAGGGACTCGCCGCCGACCCCAAGGCCGATGCACTGCGCGAGTCCTTCGTCGAGCACGGCGCGGTCCAATGCGGCTTCTGCACGCCGGGCATGGTCATGCAGGCCTCCCACATCCTCGAGACGCATCCGGACGCCGATGCCGAGACGATCAAGCGCGGCCTCGAAGGGAACCTGTGCCGCTGCACCGGCTACAAGAAGATCGTCGACGCGGTCGAGTCCGCGTGCTGCGGCGCGAAGTGAGGGGCCCACGATGAACGTCGCAGAAAAACCCGTCATCACGGCCGAATCGCTGATCGGCCAGCGCATCCAGAAGAAGGACGCGCCCGAGAAGGCCGCCGGCAAGACGCGCTACATCCAGGACATGATCGTGCCGGGCATGCTGCACGCGAAGATCCTGCGTTCGGCCCGCGTGCACGCACGAATCAAGAGCATCGACACTTCCGCGGCGAAGGCCCTGCCCGGCGTGCATGTCGTCCTCACCGCGGCGGACGTGCCCGACCAGCAGCCGATCGGCGTCGCGCGCGACCACCTGCCGCTGAAGGGCGAGCGTGTCCGCAGCCTGCGCGACGAGATCGCCGCGGTGGCCGCCGACAGCGACGAGATCGCCGAAGCCGCGCTAAAGCTGATCCGCGTCGAATACGAGGACTTGCCGGTCATCGCGACGCCCGAGGACGCGATCAAGCCGGGCGCGCCGCTGATCCACCCCGCCCCGCTCGACGCCCACGGCCGCCCGAAGTCGCTGCCGCCCAAAACGCCGATCGCGTTCGCCGGCAAGCCCGACAACATCGCGATGCGCTTCGACTACACGCACGGCGACATCGCGCAGGCCGAGGCCGAGTCCGACGTCGTCGTCGAGGACAGCTTCCAGCTGCACTACGTGACGCACTGCTGCATGGGCGTGTCGGGTGTCATCGCCGAGTTCGACGCGTCGGGCAACCTGCTGATGTACTCCAACACGCAGGTGCCCTTCCTGCACAAGCGCGAGTTCGCCGAATACCTGAACATCGATCCGAGCCGCGTGCGCATCATCCAGCCGCCCATCGGCGGCGGCTTCGGCTCGAAGCTCGACATCTATCCGTTCGAGGTCATCTGCATCTTCCTCGCGCGCGCCGCGAAGCGCCCCGTGAAGATGGTTTTTACGCGCGAAGAAGAGTTTCTGGCCTCGCCGACGCGCCAGCCGGTGCTGCTGACGCTGCGTTCGGGCTGCAAGAAGGACGGCACGCTGACCTTCCGCCAGGTGCACACGCTGCACGACAACGGCGCCTACACGTCGTGGGGCGCGACGACGCCGTTCGTCATGATGCAGACCTTCTCGTCGCTGTACCGGGTGCCGGCCTGCGACTACCACACGACCGTCGTGTACACGAACAACCCCTACGCCGGCTCCTTCCGCGGCTACGGCAACCTGCAGGCGACCTTCGCGATCGAGCAGCACATGGACATGCTGGCCGAGAAGATCGGCATGGATGCGCTCGACTTCCGGCTGAAGAACGCGCAGGACGCGGGCGAAGTAACCGGCCAGGGCATGACGTTCAAGAGCTGCGGCTTCAAGGAATGCCTGACTACGGCGGCCGAGCGCAGCGATTACCGGAAGAAGCACGCCGACAATATCGCGAACCGCAACGCGCGCGGCCCGGTCAAGCGCGGCATCGGCATCGCGTCGATGCTGCACGTCGGCGGCGGCGCGAAAATCTATCCGTCGGACGGCTGCGGCACGATCCTGAAGCTCGACGATTTTGCGAACATCACCCTCATCACCGGCGCGTCCGAGATCGGCCAGGGCTCGGAAACGGTCCTGTCGCAGCTGGTCTGCGAGGAGCTGGGGCTGCCGATCTCGGCGGTCACCGTGGTCAATAACGACACCGCGATCACGCCGTGGGACGTCGGCGTGCATGCGAGCCGCACGACCTTCATCGCCGGCAACTCCGCAATCGGCGCGGCGCGCAAGGCGAAGGCGAAGATCCTGGCGGCGGCAGCGAAGAAGCACGGCTGCGACGAAGGTGCGCTCGACCTGCGCGGCGGTTTCGTCGTCGTCGCCGAGACCGGCGAGCCCGTGGTCGAGCTGGCGCGCCTGATGCGGAACCTGCACTTCTCCGACAAGGCCGAGCTCGTCATGACGACCTTCTACTACGAGCCGCCGAGCGTGCATCAGGACAAGGCCTTCAAGGGCGACGTGTCGGCCGCCTACGCGTGGGCCGCCCAGGTCGTCGAGGTCGAGGTCGATACCGACACCGGCATCGTGAAGATGACGAAAGTCACCGGCACGCACGACGTCGGCCGCGTGCTCAACCGCCTCGGCCTCGAAGGGCAGATCGAAGGCGGCGTCGTCATGGGCCAGGGCTACGCGCTGACCGAGAACCTGATCGTCGAGAACGGCGTCACGCGCAACCCGAACTTCCGCGACTACAAGCTCGTGACCGCGCCCGAGATCCCGGAGATGGACATCACCTTCGTCGAGTCGATGGACGGCGAAGGGCCGCAGGGCGCCAAGGGCGTCGGCGAGGCGCCGGCGATCTGCATCGCCGCGGCCGCCGCGAACGCGATCTACAACGCGACCGGCGTGAGGATGTTCGCCCTGCCCTTCACGCCGGAAGCGGTGTACCGGGCCTTACGCGGCGCGGCGCCGAAACCCCACTGGCCCGCGTGGAAACCGGAATGAAGCCGCGCACCGTACTCTCGATGGAGCAGGCGCTGTCGATGCCCTACGCGACGCTGCGCTTCGCGCAGCTCGGCTGGCGCGTGATCCGCCTCGAATCGACGCCATCGGGGGATGGCCTGCCCGGCGATCCCAACCGCTACATCGGCGGCAAGGTCGCCGACGACGACCGGCGCACCTACTTCATTGCGCCCAACGTCGGCAAGGAGGCGATCGCGCTCAACCTCAAGGAGCCCGACGGCCAGGCGCTGCTCAGGCGTCTGCTGGTCGAGCTCGACGTCGACGTGTTCTGCTGCAACACCGTGCCGCGCCGCTACAAACAGCTCGGCATCGACTACGACACGCTCGCCGCGGCGAAGCCGGACCTGATCTGGGCGGGGATTTCGGCGATGGGCCCGGACTACCCGGATGCCCCCGGCTACGATCCGGTGATCCAGGCGATGGCCGGCTACATGGAACTCACCGGTGCGGCCGACGGGCCGCCGACGCTCGCCGGCGTGCCGATCATCGACCTCAAGGCGGGCGACGAGGTCTATGCAAATGTGATGATGGCGCTGCTCGAGCGCGCCGAGAGCGGCAAGGGCACGCGCATCGACGTCTCCATGCTGCAGGCCGCCGCGTCGTGGCTCATCACGACGCTGCCGCTGCTCGATTTCGACTGCCAGCCGTCGGAGATCACGCGCTGCGGCAACGAGCACCGCAAGTTCATCCCGACGAACGTCTATCCGACGGCCGA
It contains:
- a CDS encoding xanthine dehydrogenase family protein subunit M — translated: MTAIERYAAPQSLDEALGILQQGEVTILAGGTDLMPQTKAGRIAFKPTLLNIGRVAGLKGVSLDGAYLRIGALTTISELLRDPLVVQHAPVLAEACDQFASDQIRNAGTLGGNINNASPAGDTLVPLIVLDAEVELASKPNGSVTTRRLPLAEFFTGPGRTKRAANELLTAVRIPLPRPGHVARFYKFGTRPALDISTISIGIAGIKRDGALTDIRVAFGAVAPTPVRAPRTEAALEGRPLDAEAIEAAADAARDEVNPIDDVRASAWYRKELIHNMTRRMLDHVAHA
- a CDS encoding (2Fe-2S)-binding protein, which gives rise to MLLTHDIEFTLNGVKKRLTIDVTMNALDLLRDVVGLTGTKYGCGEGECGACTIRVDGETRNSCLMFAVDFDGRDIVTIEGLAADPKADALRESFVEHGAVQCGFCTPGMVMQASHILETHPDADAETIKRGLEGNLCRCTGYKKIVDAVESACCGAK
- a CDS encoding molybdopterin cofactor-binding domain-containing protein, with the protein product MNVAEKPVITAESLIGQRIQKKDAPEKAAGKTRYIQDMIVPGMLHAKILRSARVHARIKSIDTSAAKALPGVHVVLTAADVPDQQPIGVARDHLPLKGERVRSLRDEIAAVAADSDEIAEAALKLIRVEYEDLPVIATPEDAIKPGAPLIHPAPLDAHGRPKSLPPKTPIAFAGKPDNIAMRFDYTHGDIAQAEAESDVVVEDSFQLHYVTHCCMGVSGVIAEFDASGNLLMYSNTQVPFLHKREFAEYLNIDPSRVRIIQPPIGGGFGSKLDIYPFEVICIFLARAAKRPVKMVFTREEEFLASPTRQPVLLTLRSGCKKDGTLTFRQVHTLHDNGAYTSWGATTPFVMMQTFSSLYRVPACDYHTTVVYTNNPYAGSFRGYGNLQATFAIEQHMDMLAEKIGMDALDFRLKNAQDAGEVTGQGMTFKSCGFKECLTTAAERSDYRKKHADNIANRNARGPVKRGIGIASMLHVGGGAKIYPSDGCGTILKLDDFANITLITGASEIGQGSETVLSQLVCEELGLPISAVTVVNNDTAITPWDVGVHASRTTFIAGNSAIGAARKAKAKILAAAAKKHGCDEGALDLRGGFVVVAETGEPVVELARLMRNLHFSDKAELVMTTFYYEPPSVHQDKAFKGDVSAAYAWAAQVVEVEVDTDTGIVKMTKVTGTHDVGRVLNRLGLEGQIEGGVVMGQGYALTENLIVENGVTRNPNFRDYKLVTAPEIPEMDITFVESMDGEGPQGAKGVGEAPAICIAAAAANAIYNATGVRMFALPFTPEAVYRALRGAAPKPHWPAWKPE
- a CDS encoding CoA transferase, whose product is MKPRTVLSMEQALSMPYATLRFAQLGWRVIRLESTPSGDGLPGDPNRYIGGKVADDDRRTYFIAPNVGKEAIALNLKEPDGQALLRRLLVELDVDVFCCNTVPRRYKQLGIDYDTLAAAKPDLIWAGISAMGPDYPDAPGYDPVIQAMAGYMELTGAADGPPTLAGVPIIDLKAGDEVYANVMMALLERAESGKGTRIDVSMLQAAASWLITTLPLLDFDCQPSEITRCGNEHRKFIPTNVYPTADGFIYMAIGSDVQWKRLCEIAKFASIGNAARTTNEGRNRERDTIHRDVAAVTQRYPTAEIVADFRDATIPHAPIHDIPAVREMEAIRRRLTTTRMPGGMLVHMQPMAVDVAATHGGELPFAPRYGQHTDAVLREAGCSEDEIALLHARGIVAG